TGTCCTGCTGGATATGGCGAATGGCGCGCGGATCACCTTTAATGATGCGCGGCGTTTCGGCGCGATGGACCTGTGTGCGACGGACGGCGTCGAAACCCACTGGCTGATCGCCAAACTGGGGCCGGAACCGCTGGGCAATGCTTTTGACGAACACTATCTGATTGCCGCGCTCAAGGGGCGCAACACGCCGATCAAGACTGCACTATTGGATCAAAGAATCGTCTCGGGACTCGGCAATATATATGTGTGCGAAGTGCTGTATCGCGCGGGCATCAGCCCGAAACGCAAAGCTGGGCAGCTTTCGCAACGTCGCGTCGCCAGCCTTGTTCCGATCATCCGCGATGTCCTGACCGAGGCGATAACCGCAGGCGGATCGTCCCTGCGCGATTACCGTCAGGCAGATGGCGAACTGGGCTATTTTCAACATGTTTTTCGGGTTTACGACCGCGAGGGCGACCCCTG
This portion of the Octadecabacter sp. SW4 genome encodes:
- the mutM gene encoding bifunctional DNA-formamidopyrimidine glycosylase/DNA-(apurinic or apyrimidinic site) lyase, giving the protein MPELPEVETVRRGLAPAMEGQVIARAAVNRPDLRWPFPENMAARLTGARVIALRRRSKYILADLDRGETLIIHLGMSGRMLVSGDPLGQFQHDHPAPAKHDHVLLDMANGARITFNDARRFGAMDLCATDGVETHWLIAKLGPEPLGNAFDEHYLIAALKGRNTPIKTALLDQRIVSGLGNIYVCEVLYRAGISPKRKAGQLSQRRVASLVPIIRDVLTEAITAGGSSLRDYRQADGELGYFQHVFRVYDREGDPCSAPDCAGTITRIVQGGRSTFYCPQCQR